The following coding sequences lie in one Euhalothece natronophila Z-M001 genomic window:
- a CDS encoding energy-coupling factor transporter transmembrane component T family protein, which translates to MDLLRSLPIGLYLEEPQTWLHYLDPRIKLAWLMGFLITPILANPFWRIGLVIALILLTFIARIPARVWRQQMVWLIVISLFIFVLTCIFDDGLAIDHQPRLPSSDLDLPQPTDYQYVLIDQGVTVTRRSLELGIRVSTLIFTLIYSTNLYLLTTAPEEITAGLETLMKPLKRLGIPVTEIILTLTLSLRFIPLVLEEIQNLMRSVSTRAINWKKLGLRRSFGLWLMLAEKLLENLLLRAEQIAVAMEVRGFTSPNEHQVQWHRLTLRGRDWVAVGAIVLFLGGRLAWGSA; encoded by the coding sequence ATGGACTTACTGCGATCGCTACCCATTGGCTTATACTTAGAAGAGCCTCAAACCTGGTTACATTATCTTGATCCTCGCATTAAATTAGCTTGGTTAATGGGGTTTTTAATTACCCCAATTCTTGCTAATCCTTTTTGGCGAATTGGCTTAGTAATTGCCTTAATTTTACTAACCTTTATTGCCAGAATTCCTGCACGCGTTTGGCGACAGCAAATGGTTTGGTTAATTGTTATTAGCCTTTTTATTTTCGTTTTAACCTGTATCTTTGATGATGGACTTGCCATTGACCATCAACCACGATTACCCAGTAGCGATCTCGATTTACCTCAACCTACTGACTATCAGTATGTTTTAATTGACCAAGGAGTAACTGTAACGCGACGATCTTTAGAACTAGGTATTCGGGTTAGTACCCTAATTTTTACCCTCATTTATAGTACCAATCTTTATCTTTTAACCACCGCACCAGAAGAAATTACAGCAGGGTTAGAAACCCTAATGAAGCCCTTAAAGCGGCTTGGGATTCCCGTTACAGAAATCATTTTAACTCTCACCCTTTCCTTACGCTTTATTCCCCTTGTTTTAGAGGAAATTCAAAACCTGATGCGTTCTGTGAGTACCCGAGCGATTAATTGGAAAAAATTAGGACTCCGTCGCAGCTTTGGCTTATGGTTAATGCTTGCAGAAAAGCTATTGGAAAACTTATTATTGAGAGCAGAACAAATTGCCGTGGCTATGGAAGTGCGAGGCTTCACCAGCCCCAATGAACACCAAGTACAATGGCATCGTTTAACCCTCCGAGGAAGAGACTGGGTAGCAGTTGGGGCAATTGTCCTCTTTTTAGGCGGACGCTTAGCTTGGGGTAGTGCTTGA
- the der gene encoding ribosome biogenesis GTPase Der, producing the protein MKKLPIVAIIGRPNVGKSTLVNRLTGSRNAIVHDEAGITRDRLYEPSFWRDRDFLVVDTGGIVFDDDSEFLPEIRQQAMLALSEAVAAIFVVDGQTGPTASDEEIAEWLRQQSVPVFLAVNKCESPEQGLIQAAEFWELGLGEPYPVSGIHGSGTGDLLDAVYPCFPPVEELPEADEEQINVTIIGRPNVGKSSLLNALTGVSRSIVSSISGTTRDAIDLEIEHQGQRYRLIDTAGIRKKKNIRYGAEFFSINRAFKAIRRSDVVLLVIDALESITDQDMKLAGRIEDEGKAAIIVVNKWDALEKDSHTIYEYEKMLRDRVYFMHWSPIIFVSALTGKRVKSIFDLIQTVAQEHRRRVSTAVINEVIQEATAWYSPPTTRQGKQGRIYYGTQVSSQPPTIALFVNDPKRFNDPYRRYIDRQFREQLGFQGTPLRLIWRGKRPREVEENSLNRATRV; encoded by the coding sequence ATGAAAAAGTTACCCATTGTTGCTATTATCGGTCGCCCTAATGTGGGAAAATCAACGTTAGTTAACCGTTTAACGGGGAGTCGCAACGCCATTGTTCATGATGAAGCTGGAATCACCCGAGATCGACTGTATGAACCGAGTTTTTGGCGCGATCGCGATTTTTTAGTGGTAGATACAGGGGGCATTGTCTTTGATGATGACAGTGAATTTTTACCTGAAATTCGCCAACAAGCCATGTTAGCCTTATCAGAAGCCGTGGCAGCGATTTTTGTTGTGGATGGACAAACAGGGCCCACCGCTAGTGATGAAGAAATAGCCGAATGGTTACGTCAACAATCAGTCCCTGTTTTCTTAGCCGTTAATAAATGCGAATCTCCTGAACAAGGATTAATTCAAGCTGCCGAATTTTGGGAATTAGGATTAGGAGAACCCTATCCTGTTTCTGGGATTCATGGCAGTGGAACAGGGGATTTATTAGATGCAGTTTACCCTTGTTTTCCCCCTGTGGAAGAGTTACCTGAAGCGGATGAAGAACAAATTAATGTTACGATTATTGGTCGTCCGAATGTGGGAAAATCTAGTTTATTAAATGCCTTAACAGGGGTTAGTCGTTCCATTGTCAGTTCAATTTCAGGAACAACTAGAGATGCCATTGATTTAGAAATAGAACATCAAGGACAAAGATATCGCCTGATTGACACCGCAGGGATTCGGAAAAAGAAAAATATCCGTTATGGGGCAGAATTTTTTAGTATTAATCGTGCTTTTAAAGCGATTCGGCGTTCTGATGTAGTTCTCTTGGTGATTGATGCTTTAGAAAGTATTACTGATCAAGATATGAAACTTGCAGGACGGATAGAAGATGAAGGAAAAGCTGCAATTATTGTGGTGAATAAATGGGATGCCTTAGAAAAAGATTCCCACACGATTTATGAGTATGAGAAAATGTTGCGCGATCGCGTTTATTTTATGCACTGGTCGCCGATTATTTTTGTTAGTGCCTTGACAGGAAAAAGGGTCAAAAGTATCTTTGATTTAATTCAAACAGTTGCCCAAGAACATCGCCGCCGCGTTAGTACCGCCGTGATTAATGAGGTGATTCAAGAAGCCACCGCTTGGTATTCTCCCCCCACCACTCGTCAAGGAAAACAAGGGAGAATTTATTATGGCACTCAAGTGAGTAGTCAACCCCCAACCATTGCCTTATTTGTGAATGATCCCAAGCGATTTAATGATCCCTATCGCCGTTATATTGACCGTCAATTCCGAGAACAGTTAGGCTTTCAAGGAACACCTTTACGTTTAATTTGGCGCGGTAAACGCCCCCGTGAAGTAGAAGAAAATAGCCTCAATCGTGCAACTAGAGTATAA
- a CDS encoding single-stranded DNA-binding protein gives MNSCILMATITSQPQLRYTPENQTPLADMMVEFPSLKESDPPSSLKVVAWGDLGTEVSQNYQAGEQVILEGRLRMNIIERQEGFKEKRAEFTLSRIHRVGGGGNVPTPSSQAKTDTDTSSENVVQFPQSQPSQPAEATSQDDSNLDDIPF, from the coding sequence ATGAATAGTTGTATTTTAATGGCAACAATTACCAGCCAACCTCAGTTACGTTATACCCCAGAGAATCAAACTCCCTTAGCCGATATGATGGTGGAATTTCCCAGTTTAAAAGAGTCTGATCCCCCATCAAGCCTCAAAGTGGTTGCTTGGGGAGATTTAGGCACTGAAGTTTCTCAAAATTATCAAGCTGGGGAACAGGTAATTTTAGAAGGTCGCCTGAGAATGAACATTATTGAACGTCAAGAAGGGTTTAAGGAAAAACGTGCCGAGTTTACCCTTTCTCGCATTCATCGCGTCGGCGGTGGCGGTAATGTTCCTACTCCTTCCTCCCAAGCCAAGACTGATACTGACACAAGTTCAGAAAATGTGGTGCAGTTTCCCCAGTCACAGCCATCCCAACCAGCAGAAGCTACGTCTCAAGATGATAGTAATTTAGATGATATTCCCTTCTAA
- a CDS encoding DUF1350 family protein yields MANWEEIAGNSVLLPSQPKGIIHFLGGAFVATAPQVTYSWLLESLAEEGYAIIATPFLNDLNHSAIAQRALNRFETAYQRSGLFRRYLPIYGLGHSMGCKLHLLINSLYEVQRSGNLLISYNNYPARKSVPLVEQLNNLVEFDLEFTPSPERTYEILRSDYKPARTLLVQFQNDTIDQTEQLKPILEQHSPSLISYLQLSGNHLTPVNPKEWNWNPGSSFSPLDALGQWFKQQFYRDIEQLKKEVLRWLDPIVV; encoded by the coding sequence ATGGCTAATTGGGAAGAAATTGCAGGGAATTCAGTATTGTTACCATCACAGCCGAAAGGGATCATTCATTTTTTGGGTGGGGCTTTTGTTGCTACTGCTCCACAAGTAACGTACAGTTGGCTGTTGGAGTCTCTAGCTGAGGAGGGATATGCGATTATTGCTACCCCTTTTCTTAATGATTTGAATCATAGCGCGATCGCGCAGCGAGCTTTAAACCGCTTTGAAACGGCTTATCAACGGTCAGGGTTATTCCGACGCTATCTCCCCATCTATGGCTTAGGACACAGTATGGGGTGTAAATTGCATTTACTGATTAATAGTTTATATGAGGTACAGCGATCGGGAAACTTATTAATTTCTTATAATAATTATCCAGCACGAAAATCTGTTCCCTTAGTAGAACAACTAAATAATTTAGTCGAATTTGATTTAGAATTTACTCCTTCCCCAGAACGAACTTACGAAATTCTAAGAAGTGACTATAAACCAGCGCGAACGTTGTTAGTACAATTCCAAAACGATACGATTGATCAAACAGAACAATTAAAGCCAATTCTTGAGCAGCATTCTCCCAGTTTAATTTCTTATTTACAGCTTTCTGGAAATCATCTAACTCCTGTTAATCCAAAAGAGTGGAATTGGAATCCTGGCAGTAGTTTTTCCCCATTAGATGCCTTAGGACAATGGTTTAAACAACAGTTTTATCGCGATATTGAGCAACTGAAAAAAGAAGTTTTGCGCTGGCTTGATCCGATTGTTGTTTAA